The nucleotide window ACCCAAAtctaacatttaattattatttattaaattgtttttcattcaatacaaaaacaaatatttctagttatatttataacagCTGCAAATCGGCATCACAAAATATCCATCTAGTGGAAAACTTGCTTGACTACACCTTTGAGTTTGTCCCAAAATTCAGCCCATCAGAGCTGCAGGAGATTTTAGCTCCATTTTTTAAGCATATAATCTATTCCAAAGTATCTACTAGTAGACCAAATATCAGACTGGAATAACGATCTAAATAATTTACTTTCATAATCCCTGTCCTCAGAATGTTTCTTGACAACACCTTGAGACTTCAGAACAGTCAACTTAACtagatcaaattaaaaaataaaatgagaaatattagATAAGAGAATTCATGCATTTTTATATCACATCTAGGTTGAAGGACCAACTTCTATATGGTCAGAAGAAGGATACAATAATATAAGACAGCTGAAACGAGGCAAGAAACTTAGAAAGAAAACCTGTAAAGCATCTTGTTGGGGTGAAGAGGATAAAACTGTTGTAAGAAGCTCAATACTGTTTCTAGCCACATCAAATGCTTCCTTTGTTTGTTCAGCAGTAAAGCTTTGCACAGGAATATCATGCTGCATGTGCTGTGCAAGATTGGGATCCACTTCTGGTGCTGAACGGGGAGGAGTAAAAATAGGTGCCAAACTCTCACTGTCACGTCCTGGAAACCGGATGCCCCTGgatcttaaactctaaaatagAAAGCCATAACAAGAAAATCTCAAAGTCATAAATCTGAAATTGCTGAAGAAATTTACAAATTGATTCAGCATAACACTAAACCACACATTTTACTTGCACAAGTTTATCAGGAAATTTATTCAAACATATGTAAAATACCAAGAAAGTGAATTATTATTTCTGGATCAATCTACGagcaaaataaatttatatatttaaaaatatgaaaaataatttttgatatttgataattaatCCTTTTTGTTGAAGGTCATAATTATTAGCTAAAAATCTGAAACTACTATCATTCAAGACTATTAATGTGATAAGGAGACAAAAGGAAAAAGGGTAAAACAATACTTCAACATGACTTCAGTAAATCAATTCAAGTGGACATTATTTTCCAAATATCCAAGCCTAATGTAATCACTGTATATATCACCTTTAAGAAAATGCAATGTTTAAAAACATTTGACATCTTTCATTTTCCTATCCCAGTTATAGGCAACAAAACAAATGGTTTAATGGACTTTATAAGTACCTTGTATGTTTCTTCATAAACAGGCAAGTAGCGGAGTTCTCCTGTTGATTCACCCCAAGATTCAATTAGCATCAAAGCCTTGTTCCTATTATTAAAAACAGTTTGGGGATCATCAATCAGCTTGATCATTTCATCAAGAACCCTCTCTGCTGCCACCTCTGAAAAAGCCTTTTCACAATTCTTAACACATGTTTCAAGCAACACCAAAGCCAAGTATTGAACCATAGGGATTTTCAGCATGATCCTCTTCTTTATGCCACGGATCAATTCAACACTGTTAATTTTGTCACTATTGATCATGTCACAAATATCAAGATTCAAGGCCCAATCAGGCTCCTCAAGGGTCTCTGACGTGGCATCCTCAACAAGCTTATCAGCTGGATTTGAGCCTTGGAAAAGCTCCTTCATTTTAAAGCTCATTTGGCTCATGCCTTCACTCATTTTGCGGCTCACCTCAGCTCCTCCAATCTTAAGGCGTTCACCAAAGGCACTAACTTTCTCCATTAAATTATCACTCATCTTCACAAatccttaaaaatataaaactaaattttaaaaaatgttatgcTGATTGAGATCAGAGCTACACATGCTAAAGGTTCAGAAGAAATACAATTTAAGTGGTCACACAATACACATTTATGTAAAAGAATTCTCTCGGAAAAAcaattctttcatcaaattAGAATTTCCATTTGCTCTGCAGTGAAATCCTAACAACATTATAGAGTAGCatcttttgataaaatataaccACCCTTGAAATGCAAAACATCAAATTCGTaacatttataacaaatattttttaccattcaCGCTGAATTTTAGTATAATAATGTTGTACATCACACAAATATGAACCAAATATGTCAACAAGATCATATgatccaaaaagaaaataatttatatgcaagtcaaacttgaaagatatggagttgagaaAGTCAAGACCACAGCACAATAATGAAGAAATTCAAGTCCAATAATGTCAACTTTCCCAAAATAATACAATCCAAAATTGTAGAAATTCAAGAAGAAAACTTAAATCATTTAAATCAACCTACTGATTTCAAGTGTTCTAAGTAATTAAAGAAGATATCATCATAACACAAACCCAAAATACCAAAacccatcaaaaccctaatcccATAATCTTCAAACCAATTCTCATGAAACCGGTAAAAATTATGATCTGTTTAAACAATCAATGCGTGCTTCTCACTTATGCCGTAGTTCAGGTGAAATTTTcacaaatatcaaaattaacacagTTATTCCAACAAATTTCTGTAGCTTTCTGAGGAACCAAACAGATGGAAATGAgtaatcttttttaaatttaaaaaaaggaccaaaacaaaaaagattgaTCAGATCAGAGAACGAATTGGAAATTATGAGACTGtccaaacacaaaaaataaaaagtaaaataaacatttttacctttGATAGAGTTGAAATGgattgagttgagttgagaCGATGACAGGCAACGACTCAGTAAAGTTGTTAACGATCTTCCTTCTTGTTTCCGCCACTCTCACATACGTTAGCGAGAGAgttaagatttttctttttcattaaaaaaaactgcATTTGTTTAATGGAAAAAAACTCTTACAACtgtaaagttttgaaaattactttACGGCCCCACATGTGCTGGGGGGCTCTGCCAAGCGTAGATTTGTATACTAGCGGGTCTTGCGGGCGGCAAAAACACTAGGGCCCGTCACACAACCCATTTTTTATAGGATTGTATCGTGTCAGGGCTTTAGTAGGTTAGCTCGTAGGTCCTGTAACTGGTTAGcctgttaattaaataataagatttatttttttaattttaataattatatcaaattaattaaaaattattttttaattactaaaattggagatagtatttaaaaatttttataaataatttcttacTTGTAATAGAAGAATACCGTAgctatataatagaaaaaatacaaataatttcatttatataatgtacAAATATAAGTTTGATATATATCACTTACTCATTTTCAATATCTAGACtcttgaattcttcaaatatattatctactctccgattttgtaatttaaaatcaactgACATCCaatctttcatatatattatcattgcAATTATTTTAGGGTGTATGTTTGATTTTCTGTCGTTCAACATGCATGCATCCGCACTAAAAACGAATTTTGATAATACAATAGACACCAAAGGAGTTAGTAGATCATGTGTCATTAGGTAAAACATACGAAAACTTTCTTGATATGTTTTTCACTATGCTACAACATTTAATGTGTCGacatatcttttaataattttagggtaataattaatgttaatataGTTATAAAACTCACCAACATTTGAACTCTAATTGATATGTCGTTTACCTTTGTGCAAGATTGATCACATATGCgagttttttccttttgaactacttgaacttatctttaattcaaGAGTATGTATCGTCCATCCATATTTACGCTCATGAATGATatacatttcaagtaaaaaatgttaaacattttattttttattaatgcacagctttaacaaattttcatttatagcatttaaataattttgccTAATCAAAAAGTGAAGTTACTTGTTTctagtattttttaaatttctcttccATTTGTCTTGGCGTAccttaaaaaaaagggaaattattaaaaataggcaaaattaaaggggtctaaggaaattacccaaaaaattcaggtatAAGCAAAAATActcaggttttgtgaaatgacgaaactgcccccatatataaatacagcaaattttcactatgcaattcaaagaaaaccccacctcccacggcaatcccacggcgaacgtcatttcggccgattttcttgctttccgacaaccgaaaatggcaaaaaatgttagtatatctcccgtaatcttgtttggatcaagttattgctcatattattgagatttgactgagatttttgggtttgaaattttagggtttacggtttgaataatgcttaaaatgttttgattcttggttgttttcgttgaattgattgagggcttttatgttatacaacgtatagatttgattttcgttaaaatcggaggccgaaacgaccaaaatgtggccgaaaatggctgccgaagagatcggcagtccgacgtgggaacattgtttcccacgtcaagcaCGTGCATCCCACGTTCAGAAGACTTTGACCGTTTTTTTgggggtaaattagcttttttaaaatattagggcATCGTGGGAGATCCTTAGGCCACGTCAGGTTTTTTGGCAATTTGTCACGTCAACGTGAGTTTGGCgaaataacaaaaatgcccctatatataaacacagccaaATTACTTATTTCCCACGGTAAATTTCGCGATTTTACTgtgcatttcaaagaaaaatcaaaactttccaCGCCACCACGTTCATCTCACAGCCGAGCAGatttccgccgattttctttctttccggcatccgcaaatggcaaataaggctagtatatctcccgtaatcttatttgaatcaagttattgctcatattattgagattttgcgctttgaaattttagggtttcgatgttgaacaatgcttaaaatgtttcgattcttggttgttttggttgaattgattgaggggttttatgttatacaacgtgtagatttgttttatgtggaaatcggaggccgaaacaaccaaattttggccgaaaatggctgccgaagagatcgacagtccgacgtgggaacaatATTTCCCACGTCAAGTGCGCTCATCCCACGTTCAGCAGTGACTGGCCGTtttttaggggggtaaattagcttttttaaaatattgggacgTCGTATAGATTCCTTAGAACACAACGGGTTTTTCTGATATTTGccatataacagtggacctATTTAGAATAGGAGTTTTCATGAGGGGATACattgagaatttttttatctagggtttctaatcatgtagttttcgaattttatatccgttttttctgttctagggtttttcaacttttagaattcgaatttcagttccgtcttttcgaattttatcgttttgcgagattttgactcgtatttttcaaatttccgaaggatttttcgattgttgccattctagggtttttcaacttttagaattcgattttcagtttcctttttcgaattttactgttttacgagatttcgacttgtatttttcagattttcgaaggaattttcgattgttgctattctagggtttttcaaatttcagaattcgaatttcagtttcgttttttcgaatttcactgttttacgagattttgactcgtattttccagatttcaaaggatttttcgattgttgccattctagggtttttcaacttttagaattcgaattctattttcgtttttttgaatttcaccattttacgagattctgactagtatttttcagattttcgaaagatttttttattgttgccactctaaggtttttcaacttttagaattcgaatttcagttctatttttttgcaTCAGACAGTTTTACGAGATTGCGACTCGTAtatttcagatttccgaaggattgttcgattgttgccattctagggtttttcaacttttagaactcgaatttcatttctgttttttcgaatttcatcgttttacaaGATTTTGACTTGTATTtctcagattttcgaaggatttttcgattgttgtcgtTCTAGgacttttcaacttttagaattcaaatttcagttccgttttttcgaatttcaccgttttgcAAGatttgactcgtatttttcaaatttccgcagaattttttgattgttgccattctagggtttttcaacttttagaattcgattttcagtttcctttttCGAATTTCAACGTTTTACGAGATtctgactcgtatttttcagattttcgaaggattttttgattgttgccaccctacggtttttcaacttttagaattcgaatttcagttctatttttttgaattttatcgttttacgagattttgactcgtatatttcagatttctgaaggattgttcgattgttgccattctagggttttttaacttttagaactCAAATTctatttctgttttttcgaatttcatcattttacgagatttcgactcatatatttcagattttagaaggattttttgattgttgtcattctaggatttttcaacttttagaattcgaatttcagttccgttttttcgaatttcactgttttgcgagattttgactcgtatttttttcaaatttctgtagaacttttcgattgttgccattttagggtttttgaacttatagaattcgattttcagtttccttttttgaattttactgttttacgagattctgactcgtatttttcagatttctgaaggattttttgattgttgccactCTAGGGttattcaacttttagaattcaaattttagtttcgtttttttgaatttcaccgttttacgagattttgactcgtatatttcagatttctgaaggattgttcgattgttgccattctagggtttttcaacttttagaactcgaatttcatttctgttttttcaaatttcatcgttttacaaGATTTTGACCCGTATTtctcagatttttgaaggatttttcaattattgccactctagggttttttaacttttagaattcaaatttcagttctgttttttagaatttcaccgttttacgagatttcaactcgtattttttagatttccgaaggatttttcaattgttgccattctagggtttttccacttttagaattcgaattctattttcgttttttcgaatttcaccatttcaggatatatcaactcatattttcttatttttggtcgatttttttattgttaacattctatagAAATCCAATTTCATTATagttttttctgaatttcaccttttttggctatatcgactcgtatttgaTAGATTTTCTATCGATTTTTCGTTTCTTAACATTGTAGGGTAGTTgaacgtgtagaattcgaatttcaatttcttttattcgaatttcatcgttaaCAGACACTTAAATcttgtttttaagttttgtcatttcctttttgattatttggtatttttcatctttttatgtttttcccacgaatacatttgtttacatatttgtttttatgaatgtctaacgagttttttatattgttacaggatatttctcgcaaaaggagacgggttgacagcgagctgcgaatccctgacgagtccagacactttcgggCAGATGTGATATGTCGTGCATAGTGTGTCGCATTATCTCGGGTTACTTCTACATTGACCGCAGATCAGCtatgactatttgagaggacatgtttcgggtatctccttcgtttacccgaaaccaaattctccggGATGTTGGTTCATGCTTTTCTACTCCGACACTACATCCACCctctgccagagacgagttttggttcagggttagtggggttgatatgagatttagcccgtttgagtttgcacTGGTGACAGGTCTTTCGTTTAGTCGATGGACTGATGTTTCTTCCTATATGTCTCGCTCATCTGGTCATAGGATCAGGGATACATACTTTCGAGGTTTTTTTacggtgcagtatcacgacttagagcgtgttttcttgtcaagGCTATGGGGGGATGAcaatattgacgctgtcaagatggccttgttgtatattcttcacattgttttgttagggaatgatcgacgaaagaaggtgtttACGGATTACTTTCAATTAGTTGATCAATTGGACGGGTTCAATTCCTACCCCTGGGGCGTtgttgtgtggcagatgacatacgattctatgtcacaggcgagtgagagagtaTGTTCCGAACGAATGCCTgaaatc belongs to Mangifera indica cultivar Alphonso chromosome 2, CATAS_Mindica_2.1, whole genome shotgun sequence and includes:
- the LOC123209045 gene encoding TOM1-like protein 1; this encodes MSDNLMEKVSAFGERLKIGGAEVSRKMSEGMSQMSFKMKELFQGSNPADKLVEDATSETLEEPDWALNLDICDMINSDKINSVELIRGIKKRIMLKIPMVQYLALVLLETCVKNCEKAFSEVAAERVLDEMIKLIDDPQTVFNNRNKALMLIESWGESTGELRYLPVYEETYKSLRSRGIRFPGRDSESLAPIFTPPRSAPEVDPNLAQHMQHDIPVQSFTAEQTKEAFDVARNSIELLTTVLSSSPQQDALQDDLTTTLVQQCRQSQFTIQRIIETAGDNEPLLFEALNVNDEIQKALAKYGDLKKPSVVPTEPEPAMIPVAVEADESPHHTKEDALIRKPAGSRGGSHGASTDDMMDDLDEMIFGKKGSAGSSEGGHDSKKQQTPKDDLISF